A genomic window from Nitrospirota bacterium includes:
- a CDS encoding PIN domain-containing protein: MLDTNIIIALFAKDPQIHARIVKAEEIFVPSIALGELYFGAYKSIKIEDNINRIDDFALNNSVLACDNEIAKK; this comes from the coding sequence CTGCTTGATACAAATATTATTATCGCTCTTTTTGCGAAAGACCCTCAAATTCATGCACGTATCGTAAAAGCTGAAGAAATATTTGTGCCTTCCATTGCTCTCGGCGAGCTTTATTTCGGAGCTTACAAATCCATCAAAATCGAAGACAACATCAACCGAATAGATGACTTTGCTCTCAATAATTCTGTTCTTGCTTGTGACAACGAGATAGCAAAGAAATGA